The Acinetobacter sp. WCHA45 DNA window ATGAGTAAAACGCCAATCATTCCCTGAACACGTATTGTCCCAGTCATAATCTTCACCACGTAAACTTGGGTCATTCAACCAGTCAAACTGACCATGCATGACATTGTGTCCAAGTTCCATGTTCTCAACGATCTTAGATACGCCTAACATTGCTGTACCTAATAACCATACAGGTGGAATCCAACCACCAAACATCAACATGCCACGAGATGCAATCTCGGTATAACGCACAAAATTACGGACTTTATAGATATATTTTGAATCTTCTTCGCCTAAATTCTGCATAACAGCCAAACGAATCTCTTCTACGCGACGACCAAATGCTTCAACTTGCTCTGGCGTAAAATGTGCTGACTTTGATGCTGCTTTAAATTCTAATGCCATATTCATTTCAATTATCCTCAATATTTGTTTTTATAGGTCAATCGTGACTGGGCTAAGGGCTTGGCTTACACATAACTTGATCGCACGATTAGGCTGATCATCAATCTCACCCGTAATCACGTTCTGTGTTACACCACTAACTTTGGTACAGCTACAGCGATTACATACCCCCATGCGACAACCATGCTGTGGGCGTAAACCTGCTTGCTCCGCACTACTTAATAGATTGGTCGTTGCAATAAAATTCTGTTGCGCACGGCGGAAAGTAATCGGTTGAGCTTCGTTAGATTGCTCAATTTGTACAGGTTGGAAAAACTCTTGATGAAAATTTCCTACCACATCATGTTGAGCATAAATCTCTTGTGCTTGGCGCATCATGCTGTGATGCCCACAAGCATATGCCTGTAATTCTTTAAAATTAGGAACTAACTTTTCTAATAAAGTGGTATCTAAATGCTGCTTTTGCTGTGCTGTATTAAAAAAGTGATATTTCAGTTGTGGATATTGTTTTGCTAAAGCCAATATTTCCTGATGGAACACTTCAGCACGGTTAAAATACACGACATGAATTTCTTTAAGCTTTTGAGCAACTGCCTGTTTTAACAATGAGTAAATTGCAGTGATCCCTGAACCTGATGCAATTAACAGCGCAGGTTGTTGTCCTTGATGTAGCACAAAATCGCCTTGTGCTTGAGAGATTTCAAAACGATCCCCTACACGCAATTGTTGTGCTGCTTTTGATACTAAGCCTTGAACCTTAATGCCTAATCGAATTTCACCATTTTTAGTCATATCGACAATTGAATAGCTACGTTGATGATAAACCCCATTGATCATTAGCGTGATCAAAACACTTTGACCTGCTTCAACTTCAATTAAATCAAAGTTGTGGTTTGGTTTTATGGTGAGTAAAACCATATCTGAGCTTAACGACTTTACAGCGGTAACTTCTGCAAGAATGCGTTTCCAAGCAAACGTTGGCTTTATTTTTTGCAAAACAAAATCAACAAAATCTTCGCGAATCCAATGTGGCTGATAACTTAACTCTGCGTTCATACGTTCCTCGTTTTGTATCTGGCTATTTATTTTGAGTGAACAAATGTTCTTGTAGTGAACATATGTACACTATAATTATTTGTGTTCACTGAGTCAACACTTGTTCACTATTTTTTTGAAAATTTTTTATGCTTTTTATAAGTAATTAGAAATATTAATAAAATAATTATTCTTAGGCTTCACCACGCCAAAAGCGATTGCTGATATTTCTTTGTCTAATTGAAAATGTGTCTGATTTAGCTATGGATTAGGGCTAAAAAAATGATGTTTTTTTTGCTAGACTCTACCGTATGGTTTTAATGGATCTTATTCATGTCGATTAGAGATGAACGAAAACAACAGAGTCGTCAGGCTTTACTTGATGCAGCGCTCCACCTCAGTACTTCTGGGCGTTCATTTAGTAGTATTAGTTTGCGTGAAGTTGCACGTGAAGTTGGCTTAGTCCCAACGGCATTTTATCGTCATTTCCAAGATATGGAGGCATTAGGGCAAGAACTGGTTGACCAAGTGTCTTTGCATTTAAA harbors:
- a CDS encoding ferredoxin reductase, translating into MNAELSYQPHWIREDFVDFVLQKIKPTFAWKRILAEVTAVKSLSSDMVLLTIKPNHNFDLIEVEAGQSVLITLMINGVYHQRSYSIVDMTKNGEIRLGIKVQGLVSKAAQQLRVGDRFEISQAQGDFVLHQGQQPALLIASGSGITAIYSLLKQAVAQKLKEIHVVYFNRAEVFHQEILALAKQYPQLKYHFFNTAQQKQHLDTTLLEKLVPNFKELQAYACGHHSMMRQAQEIYAQHDVVGNFHQEFFQPVQIEQSNEAQPITFRRAQQNFIATTNLLSSAEQAGLRPQHGCRMGVCNRCSCTKVSGVTQNVITGEIDDQPNRAIKLCVSQALSPVTIDL